From a region of the Salvelinus fontinalis isolate EN_2023a chromosome 13, ASM2944872v1, whole genome shotgun sequence genome:
- the samsn1b gene encoding SAM domain-containing protein SAMSN-1b isoform X2, which translates to MLQRKPSNVSNKDTKSKTKPKSAEGEQVNSGDQTRSGGIGKKMKAISLTMRKRMGRQYAKALSEDMCDETERDEEGEGDVVYGVHLFPKGHRKSSHSLESLYSLNSGQSSSSGVTSGSDGSSNRDSLRLDEELPLSYTGQFCGKARVHTDFVPSPYDTESLKLKVGDVIEIISKPPMGIWTGMLNNKVGNFKFIYVDLIVEKVPEPPQKMTHRRSRRPRPKTLQELLERLNLEEYASSLLLNGYQTVDDLRELKEQHLVELNVTDSEHRHRLMAAVECLQEPQSDGQKEGELNKEAKSPTESIKADLNCPRDSGCYMPSDCSDNSKEETDIHVPALHHHSPMAQT; encoded by the exons TCTGCAGAGGGAGAGCAGGTTAATAGTGGTGACCAGACCAGATCAGGAGGTATAGGCAAGAAGATGAAGGCCATCTCACTgacgatgaggaagaggatgggcaGGCAGTACGCTAAAGCCCTGTCAGAGGATATG TGCGACGAGACggagagagatgaagaaggagaaggggatgttgTTTACGGCGTCCATTTATTTCCAAAAGGACACAGAAAGTCCAGTCACTCTCTGGAAAGCCTCTACAGTCTCAATAGTGGACAAAGCTCCTCca GTGGGgttaccagtgggtcagacggCTCCAGTAACAGAGACAGTCTGAGGCTGGATGAGGAACTGCCCCTTTCCTACACAGGCCAGTTCTGTGGCAAAGCCCGGGTCCACACTGACTTTGTCCCCAGTCCCTACGACACTGAATCACTCAAACTTAAG GTAGGGGATGTGATTGAGATCATCAGCAAACCTCCTATGGGGATATGGACAGGCATGCTGAACAACAAGGTGGGGAACTTTAAGTTCATCTACGTAGACCTCATAGTAGAGAAGGTTCCTGAACCGCCTCAGAAGATGACACACAGGAGGAGCAGGAGACCCCGGCCCAAAACGCTACAGGAACTCCTAGAGCGCCTCAATTTGGAG GAATatgcctcctccctgctccttaaTGGGTACCAGACAGTAGATGACCTGAGGGAGCTGAAGGAGCAGCATCTGGTGGAACTCAATGTGACTGATTCTGAACACAGACATCGTCTGATGGCTGCCGTCGAGTGCCTCCAAGAACCCCAAA GTGATGGTCAGAAGGAGGGAGAGTTAAACAAGGAAGCCAAGTCCCCAACTGAGAGTATTAAAGCCGACCTGAACTGCCCCAGAGACTCTGGCTGCTACATGCCTTCTGACTGCTCAGACAACAGCAAGGAAGAGACAGACATCCACGTGCCAGCACTGCACCATCATTCTCCCATGGCTCAGACCTAA